In Pseudobacter ginsenosidimutans, the following are encoded in one genomic region:
- a CDS encoding ABC transporter ATP-binding protein, with translation MILKTENLSHRYGSSWAIRDINIEIATNGIIGLLGSNGAGKSTTMNIICGALNQTEGNVSINGADIRKEPELAKRSIGFLPQTPPVYLDLTVDEYLTYTAELRLIEGKKIKEAVDEAKEKTGITHFSKRLIKNLSGGYRQRVGISQAIIHKPKLVVMDEPTNGLDPNQLIEARKLIREIAQERTVLLSSHIMSEIHLLCKEVIMIESGRIVFSDSMDAFNNYMQPQSVLVRFANPPAITELQQIQGITRAEYTTDKQVRLFFDGEEDITERIISAGVQKDWRIREVNLEKGMLDDIFKQLSTQSHQQV, from the coding sequence ATGATCTTAAAAACAGAAAACCTCTCGCACCGTTATGGTAGCAGCTGGGCCATCCGCGATATCAATATCGAGATCGCAACCAATGGCATCATTGGGTTACTGGGCTCCAACGGAGCCGGTAAATCCACTACCATGAATATCATCTGCGGAGCGCTCAACCAAACCGAAGGGAACGTAAGTATCAATGGCGCCGATATCAGGAAAGAACCAGAGCTGGCAAAAAGATCCATCGGCTTTCTGCCACAGACACCGCCGGTATACCTCGATCTGACGGTGGATGAATACCTCACCTATACAGCAGAACTGCGACTGATAGAAGGTAAGAAGATCAAAGAAGCCGTAGATGAAGCAAAGGAAAAAACAGGCATCACACATTTCAGCAAACGACTGATCAAAAACCTTTCCGGCGGCTATCGCCAACGGGTAGGCATATCCCAGGCCATCATCCATAAACCCAAACTGGTAGTGATGGATGAGCCCACCAATGGTCTCGATCCGAATCAGCTGATCGAAGCAAGGAAACTGATCAGGGAGATCGCACAGGAAAGAACAGTATTGCTTTCTTCCCATATCATGTCTGAGATCCACCTGCTCTGCAAGGAAGTGATTATGATCGAATCAGGAAGGATTGTTTTCTCCGACTCGATGGATGCTTTCAACAACTATATGCAACCGCAAAGCGTGCTGGTACGTTTCGCCAATCCGCCGGCCATCACTGAATTGCAGCAGATCCAGGGTATCACCAGGGCGGAATACACTACAGACAAGCAGGTCCGGCTCTTTTTCGACGGAGAAGAAGACATTACTGAAAGGATCATCAGCGCCGGCGTACAAAAAGACTGGCGTATCCGTGAAGTGAATCTCGAAAAAGGTATGCTTGACGATATCTTCAAACAATTATCCACCCAATCCCATCAACAAGTATAG
- a CDS encoding Gldg family protein, giving the protein MKLILKIARTELRNLFFSPVAWFLTIIFLVICALFYSNYIAAIANWQDSLLRTTPSFKEFPMGLTKSVFMGMDSNGFIANIFSNLYLFIPLLTMGLINREFNNGTVKLLYSSPVQLNQIVWGKYLAVMAYNMLLLTIMLLFMIVGAFSIRDIDAGHLTTGLITFYLMVCSYTAIGMFMSSITNYQIVSAIATFILLFLLQRIGGLWQEYDFIRDLTYFLAINGRAERMVAGLITTRDIMYYALLTYMFVTFSYLSLRHGREMVSRGKKAVRYLTVFLSVMVVGYLTSRPGYVGYWDGTRVKANTIKEQTQGIMKTMQDEPMEVTLYTNLLDPGQGFGRTRPSARNTYIWNFWDQFIRFKPNIKFNYVLYYDVADGDSTMYKRMPGMTLDSIAREYAKMFETNLNWYLKPAQIRKQIDLQGEGMRSVMHLKYKGKSIFLRTYEDSKYWPDEEHVAAALKRLANDTIPKVYASTGNFERSIHKYGEREYNSYSIQKLSRAALINHGFEFDTVNLSKQDIPADADALVLADPKVMLNDTITNRLKQYIDKGGNLMILGEPGKQHVLNPMIKPMGAELMQGTMVQISQHETPDKITPFVTTDHTWIFKQKNPFSIMVRKGLEDGDSTKVMHPGVAPLSYTENGFKVTRLMVSGPKGLAWVKAGHLVTDSAPPVLVANEGDYKLDSFTVALAMSRQVGNKEQKIVIAGDADFPSNLRIGSQFLASNYASWLTDEAFPIHLFPIPPTDTLLTVSLKAAETQKIILVWILPAAILILGTVILLRRKRQ; this is encoded by the coding sequence ATGAAACTGATCTTAAAAATCGCGAGAACGGAACTCCGGAACCTATTCTTCTCACCGGTGGCCTGGTTCCTCACAATCATCTTCCTCGTCATCTGTGCTCTCTTTTACAGCAATTACATTGCAGCAATAGCAAACTGGCAGGACTCCCTGCTACGAACAACCCCTTCCTTCAAGGAATTCCCGATGGGATTGACCAAATCCGTGTTCATGGGAATGGACTCAAATGGCTTTATCGCCAATATATTCTCTAATCTGTATCTCTTCATTCCCCTGCTCACCATGGGACTGATCAACCGGGAGTTCAACAACGGAACAGTAAAACTGCTTTACTCTTCGCCTGTACAGCTCAACCAGATCGTATGGGGAAAATACCTGGCAGTGATGGCCTACAATATGTTGTTGCTGACCATCATGCTGCTCTTCATGATAGTAGGTGCTTTCAGCATCAGGGATATCGATGCAGGGCATTTAACCACCGGCCTGATCACATTCTACCTGATGGTCTGTTCCTATACCGCTATCGGTATGTTCATGAGCAGCATCACCAATTACCAGATCGTTTCTGCCATCGCCACATTCATCCTGCTCTTCCTCCTGCAGCGCATAGGCGGCCTTTGGCAGGAATATGATTTTATCCGCGACCTCACCTATTTCCTCGCTATCAACGGCAGGGCGGAAAGAATGGTTGCCGGCCTGATCACTACCCGCGATATCATGTACTATGCCCTCCTCACCTATATGTTCGTAACCTTCAGCTACCTGAGCTTACGTCATGGAAGAGAAATGGTATCGAGAGGAAAGAAAGCAGTCCGTTACCTGACTGTGTTCCTTTCGGTTATGGTAGTAGGTTATCTCACATCAAGGCCAGGCTATGTAGGTTACTGGGATGGCACCAGGGTGAAAGCCAATACCATCAAGGAACAAACGCAGGGTATCATGAAGACCATGCAGGATGAGCCAATGGAAGTAACGCTCTATACCAACCTGCTGGACCCCGGACAGGGTTTCGGAAGAACCAGACCCAGTGCACGCAATACCTATATCTGGAATTTCTGGGACCAGTTCATCCGTTTCAAGCCCAATATCAAATTCAACTATGTACTTTATTATGATGTGGCGGATGGAGACAGCACCATGTATAAACGTATGCCCGGCATGACACTGGATTCCATAGCACGGGAATATGCCAAGATGTTTGAAACAAATCTCAATTGGTACCTGAAGCCGGCGCAGATCAGGAAACAGATCGATCTGCAGGGTGAAGGGATGCGTTCTGTGATGCACCTGAAATACAAAGGCAAAAGTATTTTCCTCCGCACTTATGAAGATTCAAAATACTGGCCCGATGAAGAGCATGTGGCAGCAGCGTTGAAGAGACTGGCGAACGATACGATACCAAAAGTATATGCGTCCACAGGCAACTTCGAACGCAGCATACACAAATATGGAGAACGCGAATACAACAGCTACTCCATCCAGAAATTAAGCAGGGCTGCCCTCATCAACCACGGCTTTGAATTCGATACGGTGAACCTGAGCAAACAGGATATACCAGCCGATGCAGATGCACTGGTGCTGGCCGATCCCAAAGTAATGCTCAACGATACCATCACAAACCGACTGAAACAATATATCGACAAAGGCGGCAACCTCATGATCCTGGGAGAACCAGGCAAACAACATGTGCTGAACCCGATGATCAAACCAATGGGAGCTGAACTGATGCAAGGCACGATGGTGCAGATCTCGCAGCATGAAACACCGGATAAGATAACGCCATTCGTAACTACGGACCACACCTGGATCTTCAAACAAAAGAATCCTTTCAGCATTATGGTCAGAAAAGGATTGGAGGATGGCGATTCAACCAAGGTGATGCACCCTGGCGTTGCTCCCCTTTCCTATACAGAAAACGGGTTCAAAGTTACCAGACTGATGGTGTCAGGACCTAAAGGATTGGCCTGGGTAAAAGCTGGTCACCTGGTAACTGATTCAGCACCACCGGTACTGGTTGCCAATGAAGGCGATTACAAACTGGATTCGTTCACAGTTGCATTGGCAATGAGCAGGCAGGTAGGTAATAAGGAACAAAAGATAGTCATTGCCGGCGATGCAGACTTTCCTTCCAACCTCAGGATCGGCTCGCAATTCCTTGCCAGTAACTATGCCAGCTGGCTGACCGATGAAGCTTTCCCGATCCATTTGTTCCCCATTCCACCAACGGATACCCTGCTGACCGTTAGCCTCAAAGCAGCAGAAACACAAAAGATCATCCTGGTCTGGATACTACCCGCAGCCATCCTGATCCTCGGCACAGTGATCCTGCTCAGACGTAAACGACAATAA
- a CDS encoding RNA polymerase sigma factor encodes MTTITQYKPSPMSVQEYPCRDVPVHFFHYQFTRIVDNWTAHLQYTAWQITKNKQVAEDIVQEAFLALWQHRAKIIPENPVGWLIKVVTNLSARYIRDKNIQVRIHKTLSEAESLSCTHVEENLIVKERHVLLNHIFNQLPSQQKMVLHLSKEKGLKRAEIAACLQLSPNTVKVHLNRAVQFVKENLTCISIFVLLFFCNNIFFKKSNTNDGLMELFNKRYLGSVITQVTFNSIKQ; translated from the coding sequence ATGACCACTATCACCCAATACAAGCCTTCACCTATGTCAGTACAGGAATATCCCTGCAGGGATGTTCCTGTGCATTTTTTTCATTACCAGTTCACCAGGATCGTGGATAACTGGACGGCACATCTTCAATACACCGCCTGGCAGATCACCAAAAACAAACAGGTAGCGGAAGACATTGTGCAGGAAGCATTCCTGGCGCTATGGCAGCATAGAGCAAAGATCATCCCCGAAAATCCTGTGGGATGGTTGATCAAAGTAGTAACCAATCTATCAGCCAGGTATATACGCGATAAGAACATACAGGTTCGCATACACAAAACATTGAGTGAAGCAGAAAGCTTATCCTGCACACATGTGGAAGAAAACCTCATTGTAAAGGAAAGGCATGTTTTACTCAACCATATTTTCAACCAGCTTCCTTCACAGCAAAAAATGGTGCTGCATCTCAGCAAGGAAAAAGGACTGAAGAGAGCAGAGATCGCCGCCTGCCTGCAGCTTTCACCCAACACAGTGAAAGTGCATCTCAACCGTGCTGTGCAATTTGTAAAAGAAAATCTCACCTGCATTTCAATATTTGTACTGCTCTTTTTTTGTAACAATATTTTTTTCAAAAAGAGTAATACAAATGACGGGCTCATGGAATTGTTTAATAAGAGATATCTGGGCAGCGTTATCACACAGGTCACATTTAATTCAATAAAACAATAA